DNA sequence from the Methylomonas albis genome:
GCAGCAGGAGTTTTACATCAGCTCCAGTATCGGCATTTCTTTGTATCCGGCCGACGGTACAGACAGCGGTTTGCTGATCAAACACGCCGATACCGCGATGTATCGCGCTAAGGAACAGGGTAATACTTACTGTTTTTATGAAGACAACATGGAATTTGTCGTGTCGACCAAGCTGCGTCTGGAAAGCGATTTACGCCGGGCGTTGCAACGCGAAGAGTTCTTTCTGCACTACCAGCCGCAAATCGATCTGGATTCCGGACGGATCGTCGGCGCTGAGGCGTTGATCCGTTGGCGGCATCCCGAATTGGGCTTGATAGCGCCTGATCAGTTCATTCCGGTCGCCGAAGAAATCGGCCTGATCGAGGCGATAGGCGCATGGGTGTTGGGCGAGGCGTGTCGGCAGAGCCAAATTTGGCGGCAAAGCGGCTATCCGCCCTTCACGATGGCGGTCAACGTATCGGCACGGCAATTGGATCAAGAAGACTTTGTCGCGCAAGTTATCGCTATCGTCAACGAATCCGGCTTCCCCGCCGAATATCTGGAATTGGAACTAACCGAAAGTTTGTTCATCCGCAATCCGGGGCAGAAGCGCGCTGTCCTGGCCAAGCTCAGGGAAGCCGGCTTGCAAATTTCGATAGACGATTTCGGCACCGGCTATTCCAGTCTGAATCAACTCAAGCAATTTGCCTTCGACAAGTTGAAAATCGATCGCTCGTTTGTGGCAAACATCCCCGACGACGCCGATGCCGCGGCGATCGTGCTGGTGATTATTTCCATCGCCAAGATCCTGAAATTCAAGGTGATAGCGGAAGGCGTGGAGACCGAGCAGCAGGCGCAATATTTGTTGCGAAACGACTGCGACGAAGCGCAGGGCTATCTGTTTGGCAAGCCGATGTCCGCCGAAGCGTTTTCGGCCTTGTTGGCGCAGTCTAACCTGGCTTTGGATTAGCTACTAACAAATAGCGGTGGCTTCGCTCATTCATTATTCCCGATTTATCGGTAAGGCCGCGATACGCTGTTCGATGCCTTGCATCAGTTGTTTGTAGGCTTCGCCGTCGGTGCCGCCGAAGCGGCGGATAAACTCGGCTTCGGTTAGCGATTCAGGTAAATCGGCAGTGGCCGGCATCATTTGATTTTCATCGGCGCTGGCCAGTAATGCTTGGATTTTCTGCGCCAGTGCCGGGCTGGCGACCGCTTGTTCGCCCATGCGCGTACCGGTCCGGTCGGCGGCAAGGTCGTTAAACGAAAAGCCGCTGCCGCCGCGGGAATCTTCTATTTCCTTGAAAAGTCCCACCGCGTCGGCCAAAGGGGTGCCCGAATAGGCTGCCAACATCGCCGAGACCAGATAATGTTTGGTCAAATCGTCGCGGCCGTTCAGCGTCACCTGGCGCCAAAGTGGGCGCGGCCAGAACCCCGATTCCGGGACGATTTTCATTAGAGGCTGTCGATTGACGTACAGCGTGAGTATCAAGATCAATGCGCGGTTTTCCGCGATTGGGTCGCCGCTGGCGCTTCTTTGTAGGGCCAATTTAAATAAGGGTTTGGTGTAATCGGTCAGGCTGAGGCTTTTGTTCGCTGTTTGGCTTAGTTCGGCCAAACGTCGCTGATAGGCTTCCAGCCGCTGCTGATCCTCCGGGGATAGTAACGCGCCGCGCAGCTTGCCGGGTAAATCGGCTTGCCAACGATAAGTGACCGTCAGACGCTGGCTTTGAAATTGCACGTGTTTGACAATGTTGGCGAAGGCTTGCCGGTCCGCTGCTGGTTGCAAGATGTTGAGGGCTAAATTCAGCAGGGGCTTGGCCAGTAAGCCCGGAATCCAAAGTTTGCCTACGGATAAATGGTCCACTGTCGGCAAACCGGCTGATTGCCTGAGTTCCAGTGCCAGATTGACGTATCGGCCCACAGGATTGGCCGGCAAGTGCAGTGTCGCTTCGATGAGGGCGCGGTCTTCATCGATCCGTAAGCTCGCCACGCCGTTGGCGTATTGATTGGCGAAGTAATTGATTGCCAGATCCAGCTCTTGTTGGGCTAGTTTAACTCTAGCGATAGCGCCGGATTGCAAACGGCGCGGATCGTTTTGCCGAAAAATTAGTTTGGCGCGGGCAATTTGTTCCGGCGTCAAGTCGGCGCGGTTTTGTAATTTTGGCTTATCGTCAATCGCCAGCAGCAACGTCAATCCAAGAAGAACAGGTAAAAGTAATGTCGCCAGCAGCAAGCATTTTGTAATCCATTTCATAGATGGTTCTATCCAATTCTTGCTATCGGCGATGCTAACCGTTTAACCCGGTTGCAAGGGCTTTTACTTAATGTCTATTCCGCTGCTCTTCGTATACGGCCGGGCTGACGCCGGCGCTTGCCAGGTATTCGCGCAGATGTTTGATTTCTTGCTTATTACAAATGCCGCTGTGATGTGGGTGATGCAACACGCCTTCGATCGAATTCAAGGTCACATGAAAGCGCGCACCATGGCTGGGTTGCAGATCGGCACCCAGGTGATGCAGCAGGGATTCGACTTCTCGCCAATGGATATTGCCGCTAACCGGATCCTGGAATATCGCCCGTAGCAGATTTAAATGGTGGCTCATGGCTGCATCCTCCTAAATGTTAAGTTAACAGCTTACGCCTGAAATGCCACGGCGTTCAACTTGGCAAGGGATAGGGCTACGGCGTTGGAGTGGTGGCGTGCAGGCTTATTTGTTTCATAAAAAGAAACAACCCATGTTTTAAATGGCTTATTGTAAATAAATTGTAAAGGTTTATAGTTAAGTCGTCTTCATTAAAACGACTGCAACCCAGTCAAGGCGGAAAAATGAACAAGTCAAACAACCTGTACAAAGATATCGTTACCGGATTGTTTTTCACTGTGGGCATCTTTAGCTTTATGTCCGGACAGTTCGTTCTTTCCACTATGTTGTTCGGCGCGGCGTCTTTATTCAGTAATCTGAATGTTGCCAAACCGATCAGGATCTAAGTTTTTTCGTAGTACCTCCTCCGTTGTAAATGCTCCACATTCCATAGCCCCCATCCTGCTCAAGGCGGGGGCTTTTTTTGTGCTTATCTTCAGTCCTGGTTTGATTTTTTTGCGGTGTCCGAAACCACGGTATATTCGGCTTCCAGGCTTTGATCATCGACCTGCGCATTTTTAATTTTTCGCAGCAGCCACCAGCCTCTGGCACCGATTATCGCCACCGGAATCAACAGTAAGGCAAAAAATGCCGAAAACACCACTGTACCCAATATCGCGCCGGCAAACATTGCCGGGATGGTCAGTAGATTAGACAGCTTGCCCTGTGCGGATGACTCAAGGCGGGGGGAGCCGGCGTTGTCGATGCGGATGGTTTTTTTGTAAATTTTTAACATGTCGGGCACCTATATAAATGGTACGAGGCCGGCCTCGTACCCGAAAAGGACTAGCGGGTCGTCAGCTTTCCAGGGTGGGTATTTTCGCATAACCGCTGCAAACAGTTTGGATGTTAAAAAATTCTCCAGCCATAATTGCACGGCCGGGTAGGGCGCACTGGCGAACCAGGCGTTATCCACTGCGGCAAACTGGCGGATAAATGGCAAAATAGCTGCATCGGCCCAGCCAAAACTATTGCTGCATAAGTAGTGCGTGCGCTGCAAACGGCTTTCCAGCTCGGCTAAAAACAACTCGCCTTGTTGACAGTAATCGGCTTGGGATTGTTCCGGATAGCGGTCTGCGTATTTGTAGCGGTCCAAATAGTATTTGAAATCGCCGTCGTTCCACTCGATTAAGCGCTTCGCATCTTCCGGTGATTGGCCAAGCCAATCTTGCGGATCTTGTTGCGCTAATGCCCACAGCATAATATCCAGGCTTTGTTCGATGACTTGGCCGTTGGCTAGCAGTAATACCGGCACCGTGCCTTTGGGTGAAATGGCCAGCATCGCCTCCGGCTTATGGTTGAGCTCGATTTCGCGAATAGCCACGTCGACGCCGGCCGTCGCGATGGCTAGCCGCGCTCGCATCGCATAAGGACAACGGCGGAAACTGTAAAAGATGGGATAAATTGGTTCGGGGCTAGAGCTTGATGTAATCATGCGGAGTTTTTAGTCTTGAATAGCAGCCGGACTGTCGGCGATACATTACTGTAAATGATCGTTGATTAAAGTCTGGTAAAATAGCGTTTTTTTACATCAAGCCATTTATTTAGCCACACGCCCGCACGGCGGCAACGCTCTTTTTACTCTTAATTCTCGGACACTCTCTTGATTTCTACCGCTAATATCACCATGCAATTCGGGGCCAAGCCCCTGTTTGAAAACGTTTCCGTCAAGTTCGGCAACGGCAACCGTTACGGCCTGATCGGTGCCAACGGCTGCGGCAAATCAACCTTTATGAAAATCCTCAGCGGCGATCTGGAGCCGACCGCCGGCAACGTCAGCGTCGATGCCAACGAACGCCTGGGTATCTTGCGCCAGAATCAATTCGCCTACGAGGAGCAACGGGTGTTGGACGTGGTGATGATGGGCCATGCCGAGATGTGGGCGGCTATGTCTGAACGCGATGCAATCTACGCCAATCTGGAAGCCAGCGAAGACGACTATATGCGCGCCGCCGATCTGGAATCGGTGTTCGCCGAATACGGCGGCTATACCGCCGAAGCGAGGGCCGGCGAATTGCTGTTGGGCCTGGATATTCCGCAGGCGCAACACAGCGGCCCAATGAGCGCGGTGGCGCCGGGCTGGAAATTGCGGGTATTGCTGGCGCAAGCCTTGTTCTCCAATCCCGACATCATGTTGCTCGACGAGCCGACCAACAACCTGGACATCAACACTATCCGCTGGT
Encoded proteins:
- a CDS encoding type II toxin-antitoxin system HicA family toxin, coding for MSHHLNLLRAIFQDPVSGNIHWREVESLLHHLGADLQPSHGARFHVTLNSIEGVLHHPHHSGICNKQEIKHLREYLASAGVSPAVYEEQRNRH
- a CDS encoding glutathione S-transferase, producing the protein MITSSSSPEPIYPIFYSFRRCPYAMRARLAIATAGVDVAIREIELNHKPEAMLAISPKGTVPVLLLANGQVIEQSLDIMLWALAQQDPQDWLGQSPEDAKRLIEWNDGDFKYYLDRYKYADRYPEQSQADYCQQGELFLAELESRLQRTHYLCSNSFGWADAAILPFIRQFAAVDNAWFASAPYPAVQLWLENFLTSKLFAAVMRKYPPWKADDPLVLFGYEAGLVPFI